One Kwoniella pini CBS 10737 chromosome 11, complete sequence DNA segment encodes these proteins:
- a CDS encoding ubiquinol-cytochrome c reductase, iron-sulfur subunit codes for MAASIARVNLLPTSRTLASGVPLAPRINNAIPTGLAGGDHGHHGSAARSDVPAAWTFKSTARGHVGRTNALPTSSSYQQRFLSTTPTRSASHPMAATTGTHRTSATGVPDFTPYKAKNAGLNRTVSYFMVGGLGVLGASGIKSTVSDILSNMAASADVLALAKIEVEMGAIPEGKNLIVKWRGKPVFIRHRTSDEIDEANAVDVKSLRDPENDADRTQRPEWLVMLGVCTHLGCVPIGEAGDYGGWFCPCHGSHYDISGRIRRGPAPLNLEIPEYTFNDDEEKIVVG; via the exons ATGGCTGCATCAATAGCCAGGGTTAACCTTCTTCCTACTTCTCGAACACTCGCTTCTGGTGTACCTCTCGCCCCTAGAATCAATAATGCCATTCCAACCGGTTTAGCAGGTGGTGATCATGGACATCACGGTTCAGCCGCTCGATCAGATGTTCCTGCTGCTTGGACTTTCAAATCTACCGCTAGAGGACATGTCGGACGAACCAATG CCCTcccaacttcttcttcatacCAACAAAGATTCCTTTCCACCACACCTACTCGATCCGCTTCTCACCCAATGGCAGCAACTACAGGTACTCACCGAACTTCTGCTACAGGTGTACCAGATTTCACACCTTACAAAGCTAAGAATGCAGGATTAAACAGAACTGTATCATATTTCATGGttggtggattaggtgTTCTTGGTGCTTCAGGTATAAAATCTACCGTATCGGATATTTTAAGTAATATGGCTGCTTCTGCGGATGTTTTGGCTTTGGCTAAGATCGAAGTTGAGATGGGTGCTATCCCAGAGG GTAAAAACCTTATTGTTAAATGGAGAGGAAAGCCAGTCTTTATTAGACACAGAACTTCAGACGAAATCGACGAAGCCAATGCTGTTGATGTCAAATCATTGAGAGATCCAGAGAATGATGCCGATCGAACTCAACGACCTGAATG GCTCGTTATGTTGGGTGTATGTACTCATTTAGGTTGTGTACCAATTGGTGAAGCAGGTGATTATGGAGGTTGGTTCTGCCCATGTCACGGTTCTCATTACGATATTTCTGGTCGAATTAGAAGAGGTCCTGCTCCTTTGAATCTTGAAATCCCAGAATACACTttcaatgatgatgaagagaagattGTTGTTGGTTAA